In a genomic window of Acidilobus saccharovorans 345-15:
- a CDS encoding DNA double-strand break repair nuclease NurA produces the protein MTEEEYVGVRKLLEGALGGCLEGVRSSWRPAPEPSYYSYVAEDGGKGLARSADGLAYYYVRAAALSRGHVNFVEDSYLVFPPQSESRRSSRYMKSMELRAAAEALEVMPSAQLALFDGSAVSMLGWEWPGGAKRASLEDVDQEMDLAAKLVGFRDAAELWEELKGYRAVAAPRLLLARGVLNAEVAEALEQLELMAHASRVLAQLAGEGHLAVFTAKSSRRGSLCDGVNDLALVGLAVREPGFMLVRQGTLAEALGEGSLPSLGGLRQLARSLNFVDVVARLSPRGAVLRLQSLSSTLSGEPLAREAVAALEGLRSMEGYPLPLVMAHANARVPRDFAALRFGLMGFNEARLLMGVA, from the coding sequence ATGACTGAGGAAGAGTACGTGGGCGTGAGGAAGCTTCTCGAGGGCGCCCTCGGGGGCTGCCTCGAGGGCGTCAGGTCCTCCTGGAGGCCCGCGCCGGAGCCCAGCTACTACAGCTACGTCGCGGAGGACGGGGGCAAGGGGCTTGCAAGGTCTGCTGACGGCCTTGCATACTACTACGTCAGGGCCGCGGCGCTGAGCAGGGGGCACGTTAACTTCGTGGAGGACAGCTACCTTGTCTTCCCTCCCCAGTCCGAGAGCAGGAGGAGCTCCAGGTACATGAAGTCCATGGAGCTGAGGGCCGCGGCCGAGGCCCTGGAGGTCATGCCCAGCGCCCAGCTCGCCCTCTTCGACGGCAGCGCCGTAAGCATGCTCGGCTGGGAGTGGCCTGGAGGGGCCAAGAGGGCCTCGCTTGAGGACGTGGACCAGGAGATGGACCTCGCTGCCAAGCTCGTGGGCTTCAGGGACGCCGCGGAGCTCTGGGAGGAGCTCAAGGGTTACAGGGCCGTCGCGGCCCCCAGGCTGCTCCTCGCGAGGGGGGTGCTCAACGCAGAGGTAGCCGAGGCGCTCGAGCAGCTGGAGCTCATGGCGCACGCCTCCAGGGTCCTGGCGCAGCTCGCCGGCGAGGGCCACCTGGCGGTCTTCACCGCCAAGAGCTCCAGGAGGGGGAGCCTGTGCGACGGGGTCAACGACCTCGCTCTCGTGGGCCTCGCGGTCAGGGAGCCGGGCTTCATGCTCGTGAGGCAGGGCACGCTGGCAGAGGCCCTGGGCGAGGGGTCCCTGCCGTCGCTCGGCGGCCTCAGGCAGCTGGCCAGGTCCCTCAACTTCGTCGACGTGGTCGCCAGGCTCAGCCCGAGGGGGGCTGTGCTGAGGCTCCAGTCGCTCTCCTCAACGCTGAGCGGCGAGCCCCTGGCGAGGGAGGCGGTGGCCGCCCTCGAGGGGCTCAGGTCCATGGAGGGCTACCCGCTGCCCCTCGTAATGGCCCACGCCAACGCCAGGGTGCCCAGGGACTTCGCGGCCCTGAGGTTCGGCCTCATGGGCTTCAACGAGGCCAGGCTCCTCATGGGGGTGGCTTGA